A region from the Pelobates fuscus isolate aPelFus1 chromosome 3, aPelFus1.pri, whole genome shotgun sequence genome encodes:
- the EPHB4 gene encoding ephrin type-B receptor 4 gives MAVLLVLLCIPLSVALEVNLMNTKLETSDLKWTVYPKDDPQWDEMSGLDEEQTPVRTYEICNVHLSGQNNWLRTNYIRRGPARYVYVELTFTVLECASLERAGRSCKETFNLYYYPSSTDLANDHFPPWMENPWIKVDTVAADFLGRRGARGVSTRPNVKTLRLSGLTGAGFYLGFQDQGACMALLAVRVFYRVCPSVVASLARFPETVSEGLVVSAEGNCVDGAEGSMGRRPTMYCREDGEWAKPAAGECVCMAGREEKEGRTKCTACLMGTFKPTVGDMPCQPCPLNSLTAAPGATVCNCKTGHFRAPADPATDSCTTPPLAPRSIVAHVNGSVVDLDWSEPLDSGGRGDLYYEVQCLECAVNAQCISCTRLTFSPRPNRLLERKLRVSGLRPRMTYNFRVLALNGVSERSGIGAMGEELNVTTDRDVPLPVSGIQQMSATDTSLYLRWAPPPPPNQPKGNILDYEVKYYEKDQEKPLIMFLKTTGSEARLVGLRAGTLYVVQVRARTEAGYGAFSGDALFQTLSHDPEKAQPQVALIAGTAGVGTLLVIAVIIVAIVCVRKHAINKETEYSDKPPQYLIGHNAKLYIDPFTYEDPNEAVREFAKEIDVSYVKIEEVIGAGEFGEVCRGRLKVPGKKENYVAIKTLKGGYTERQRREFLSEASIMGQFQHPNIIHLEGVITNNCPVMIITEYMENGALDSFLRLNDGQFTPIQLVGMLRGIASGMRYLAEMNYVHRDLAARNILVNSNLVCKVSDFGLSRFLQEGSTDPTYTSCLGGKIPIRWTAPEAIAFRKFTSASDVWGYGIVMWEVMSFGERPYWDMSNQDVINAIEQDYRLPAPPDCPSALHQLMLDCWQRDRAARPRFTDIVSSLDKLIRNPASLKITTREQHGTSQPLLDQRTPHYSSFATVGEWLQAIKMGRYEEGFRNAGFTTFSRVRQITTEDLLRMGITLAGHQKKILSSLQQMVPAEKIPSGPGLCY, from the exons TCAACCTTATGAACACCAAATTGGAGACCTCGGACCTTAAATGGACTGTTTATCCCAAAGATGACCCACAG TGGGATGAGATGTCTGGTCTGGATGAGGAGCAGACACCAGTTCGAACCTATGAAATTTGCAATGTCCACCTTTCTGGGCAGAACAACTGGCTCCGGACAAACTATATTCGCCGCGGTCCAGCCCGCTATGTGTATGTCGAGCTGACTTTCACAGTGCTGGAGTGCGCATCTCTGGAACGTGCTGGCCGATCATGCAAGGAGACATTTAATCTGTACTACTACCCGTCCTCTACAGACTTGGCTAACGACCACTTTCCACCTTGGATGGAGAACCCATGGATCAAAGTGGACACTGTAGCTGCTGACTTCCTGGGAAGACGTGGTGCTCGTGGGGTCTCAACACGGCCTAATGTCAAGACCCTGAGGTTAAGTGGACTTACAGGAGCAGGCTTCTACTTGGGATTCCAAGATCAAGGGGCTTGCATGGCATTGTTGGCTGTTCGTGTTTTTTATCGGGTATGCCCATCTGTGGTGGCCTCACTGGCAAGATTTCCTGAGACTGTGTCGGAAGGTCTGGTCGTGTCGGCAGAAGGAAACTGTGTAGATGGAGCAGAAGGGTCTATGGGGAGACGTCCCACCATGTATTGTCGTGAAGATGGAGAGTGGGCCAAACCGGCAGCCGGGGAATGTGTCTGCATGGCtggaagggaggagaaagagggcCGCACAAAGTGTACAG CTTGTCTAATGGGAACGTTTAAGCCTACAGTGGGGGACATGCCGTGTCAACCTTGTCCCCTTAACAGCCTTACAGCGGCCCCAGGGGCCACAGTGTGTAACTGCAAAACTGGGCATTTTCGAGCTCCTGCAGATCCCGCAACCGATTCATGTACCA cccctcccttGGCTCCTCGAAGTATTGTAGCCCATGTAAATGGGTCTGTGGTGGACTTGGATTGGAGTGAACCACTTGATTCTGGCGGACGGGGAGACTTGTACTATGAAGTGCAATGTCTGGAATGTGCTGTGAATGCACAGTGCATCTCTTGTACCCGACTCACCTTTTCCCCGCGCCCTAATCGCCTGCTGGAGCGCAAGCTACGCGTATCTGGGCTCCGACCTAGGATGACTTACAATTTCCGTGTGCTGGCACTAAACGGGGTGTCGGAACGAAGTGGAATTGGAGCAATGGGCGAGGAGCTCAATGTAACCACCGACCGTGATG TTCCCCTCCCAGTGTCCGGAATCCAACAAATGTCAGCAACAGATACCTCACTCTACCTGCGGTGGgcgccaccccccccacccaaccagCCCAAGGGCAATATCCTGGATTATGAGGTCAAATACTATGAAAAG GACCAAGAGAAACCCCTAATAATGTTCCTGAAGACCACAGGCAGTGAGGCTCGTCTGGTGGGACTTCGTGCCGGCACCCTGTATGTGGTACAGGTGCGAGCGAGGACTGAAGCTGGGTACGGGGCATTCAGTGGAGATGCCTTATTTCAAACCTTGTCACATG ACCCAGAGAAAGCGCAGCCTCAGGTGGCGTTAATTGCGGGGACAGCCGGTGTGGGCACACTTCTTGTCATAGCCGTTATAATAGTCGCCATTGTGTGCGTGCG GAAACATGCAATTAACAAGGAGACCGAGTATAGCGACAAGCCTCCGCAGTATCTCATCGGacaca ATGCCAAGTTATACATTGATCCTTTCACCTATGAGGATCCTAACGAGGCTGTTCGAGAATTTGCTAAAGAAATTGATGTGTCTTATGTGAAGATTGAGGAGGTCATAGGAGCAG GGGAATTTGGGGAAGTGTGCCGCGGACGCCTGAAGGTGCCAGGGAAGAAAGAAAACTACGTGGCGATAAAAACCCTAAAAGGCGGGTACACGGAGCGCCAGCGCAGAGAATTCCTCAGTGAGGCGAGCATCATGGGGCAGTTTCAGCACCCAAACATTATCCACCTGGAAGGAGTAATTACTAATAACTGCCCTGTAATGATCATCACGGAGTACATGGAGAATGGAGCCCTCGACTCATTCCTCAGG CTAAACGACGGGCAGTTTACACCAATCCAGCTGGTGGGGATGCTGCGGGGAATCGCCTCAGGGATGCGGTATTTGGCGGAGATGAATTATGTTCACAGAGATCTGGCAGCACGAAACATTCTAGTTAACAGTAATCTGGTTTGCAAAGTATCGGATTTTGGTTTGTCGCGGTTTCTCCAAGAAGGATCCACGGATCCCACGTATACCTCCTGTCTG GGCGGTAAAATCCCCATCCGATGGACAGCCCCAGAAGCCATCGCCTTCCGGAAGTTTACATCTGCCAGTGATGTCTGGGGATACGGGATTGTCATGTGGGAAGTTATGTCTTTTGGAGAACGACCGTACTGGGACATGTCTAATCAAGAT gtGATTAATGCTATCGAGCAGGATTACCGACTCCCAGCTCCCCCTGATTGCCCATCTGCCCTGCATCAGTTAATGTTGGACTGTTGGCAGAGAGATCGAGCAGCCCGGCCCCGTTTTACCGATATTGTCAGCTCCTTGGACAAACTGATTCGTAACCCAGCCAGCCTGAAGATCACCACCCGGGAGCAACATGG GACTTCACAGCCTCTCTTGGACCAACGCACGCCGCACTATTCTTCCTTCGCTACGGTGGGCGAGTGGCTGCAAGCAATAAAAATGGGAAGATACGAGGAAGGATTTAGAAATGCAGGATTTACTACATTTAGCAGAGTTCGACAGATAACCACAGA AGACCTGCTACGGATGGGGATCACGCTTGCTGGTCACCAAAAGAAGATATTATCGAGTCTTCAGCAAATGGTCCCAGCTGAGAAGATTCCCTCGGGACCCGGACTATGCTACTAG